In a single window of the Paenibacillus sp. MMS20-IR301 genome:
- a CDS encoding DUF4023 family protein, with the protein MDTHEFVAKFQENQRKALKNRSRGKGTPGARLANKQHSSNK; encoded by the coding sequence ATGGACACTCATGAGTTCGTAGCGAAATTCCAGGAGAATCAGCGCAAAGCATTGAAAAACAGAAGCCGCGGCAAAGGAACACCGGGAGCGCGGCTCGCGAATAAGCAGCATAGCTCCAATAAATAA
- a CDS encoding stalk domain-containing protein, with the protein MMKSKKMIIATMVFGMAVSGTAGVYAGTNLQKISAYLNHSIGFTVNGAAFTPVDNNGKTLAPITYNDTTYLPVRVLADALKVPVTFNASTNQVVLGSGSGTATPDNGSAITLAPVTYSAAQKQEITKAFANFQGFETAYAPAQMISGDAFQKVAGGEDGVSFLFKKMRVNVSPRDYSYDYDGTTVKLSNGTEAKWYTPSDTAMLTFALADRFVTISSPDKSLSKAQIEKVAVSVAKLSK; encoded by the coding sequence ATGATGAAAAGCAAAAAAATGATCATAGCAACAATGGTATTCGGGATGGCTGTTTCAGGTACAGCGGGTGTATACGCAGGAACGAACCTGCAGAAGATCAGTGCCTATCTTAACCACAGCATCGGCTTCACAGTAAACGGAGCGGCCTTTACTCCAGTAGATAACAACGGTAAGACACTCGCCCCCATTACTTACAATGATACAACTTACCTTCCGGTCCGGGTATTGGCGGATGCACTTAAGGTACCTGTAACGTTCAATGCTTCCACGAACCAGGTTGTTCTGGGCAGCGGCTCCGGAACGGCTACACCTGATAATGGCTCAGCGATTACGCTGGCCCCGGTAACATACAGTGCGGCACAGAAACAAGAGATCACCAAGGCTTTCGCTAACTTCCAGGGCTTCGAAACGGCGTACGCTCCGGCACAGATGATTAGCGGCGATGCTTTCCAGAAGGTAGCGGGCGGTGAAGACGGCGTAAGCTTCCTGTTCAAAAAAATGCGTGTAAATGTATCTCCGCGTGACTACTCTTACGATTATGACGGTACTACAGTCAAGCTTTCTAATGGAACTGAAGCGAAATGGTATACCCCTTCGGATACCGCTATGCTGACCTTTGCGCTGGCTGACCGTTTTGTTACTATCAGTTCGCCGGACAAATCGCTCAGCAAAGCTCAGATTGAGAAAGTCGCTGTAAGTGTAGCAAAATTGAGCAAATAA
- a CDS encoding methyl-accepting chemotaxis protein, giving the protein MLEDKRDDKLVQLQNVLDVIQKTYPEDAALVLADTDKVLAYLPGRKIDLKVPVGAPIGKFKGTVSYAALETGEVQHEERGPEAFGMAYLSTAVPVTQDDGEIIGVISAMVSNHRTASLQDGAQELSSLVQEMTATSEEVTRSSLGITERLDGLVSSSNSMVQDIESSFEILSAVKRIADQSHMLGLNAAIEAARAGEQGRGFGVVATEIRKLANDSHALVKNIHGQLAGMKQAILQMDQSIQQIMAFSQHQGQSMQELSRAFEHVASTANDLSNLE; this is encoded by the coding sequence ATGCTGGAGGATAAACGGGATGACAAGCTTGTGCAATTGCAGAACGTGCTGGATGTGATTCAAAAAACGTACCCTGAGGATGCTGCCCTCGTGCTTGCTGATACGGATAAGGTACTTGCCTATCTTCCCGGCCGGAAGATTGATCTTAAGGTTCCGGTGGGGGCGCCTATCGGGAAATTCAAAGGAACGGTATCTTATGCGGCACTGGAGACCGGAGAAGTGCAGCATGAGGAGCGCGGCCCTGAAGCCTTCGGCATGGCGTATCTTTCGACAGCAGTGCCGGTTACGCAGGATGACGGAGAAATCATCGGTGTCATTTCAGCGATGGTCTCCAATCACAGGACGGCCAGTCTTCAAGACGGGGCGCAGGAGCTATCTTCCCTGGTGCAAGAGATGACAGCTACCTCTGAAGAGGTTACCCGGTCCTCGCTGGGAATAACCGAGCGGCTGGACGGGCTGGTCAGCAGCTCGAATTCGATGGTGCAGGATATCGAGAGCAGCTTTGAGATTCTGTCCGCCGTCAAGCGGATTGCCGACCAGTCGCATATGCTGGGACTGAATGCGGCAATTGAGGCAGCGAGAGCCGGAGAGCAGGGCCGCGGCTTCGGTGTAGTGGCTACTGAGATCCGCAAGCTGGCTAACGACAGCCACGCTCTGGTCAAGAACATTCACGGCCAACTGGCCGGAATGAAGCAGGCCATTCTGCAAATGGACCAGTCCATCCAGCAGATTATGGCCTTCTCGCAGCATCAGGGGCAATCCATGCAGGAGCTGAGCCGTGCCTTTGAGCATGTGGCCAGTACAGCAAATGATCTGTCGAATCTGGAATAA
- a CDS encoding AMP-binding protein, with amino-acid sequence MERHPEEKIALKWLHENGTLEEITYGALMAQASRLAGGLAALGLKQGDRVLVMVPRRIIAYAIYLACLKLGLAVIPSSEMLRAKDLSYRLRHSEARAVIVWSEVTGEVNKIAEDLPSLDYRLSVSAGEAAPEAGWVDLESLMEGQPESFPAVASRRDDIAILAYTSGTTGNPKAVVHTHGWGYAHLRITSSLWFDIRESDIVWATAAPGWQKWIWSPFLTVLGNGATGFVYNGSFHPDRYLQLLQDEKIQVLCCTPTEYRLMAKTEGLAQYDLSSLRCAVSAGEPLNQEVIHTFQQHFDITIRDGYGQTESTLIIAALKDEPIRVGSMGKSIAPGIVEVIDEEGHPLPAGVVGDIAVHLSMPALFQNYYKDPERKANASHGEYFVTGDRARKDEDGYFWFEGRGDDIIISSGYTIGPFEVEEALTKHHLVKECAVVASPDEIRGSVVKAFIVLKDGHAGTPELTKELQAHVKEQTAPYKYPRKIEYITDLPKTTSGKIRRIELREQEKKAAQE; translated from the coding sequence ATGGAGCGGCATCCTGAAGAGAAGATTGCCCTTAAATGGTTGCATGAGAATGGAACACTGGAGGAAATCACCTATGGAGCGCTTATGGCCCAGGCAAGCCGGCTGGCTGGCGGGCTGGCCGCTCTCGGACTAAAGCAAGGCGACCGGGTCCTGGTCATGGTGCCCCGCCGCATTATCGCCTATGCCATCTATCTGGCCTGTCTGAAGCTGGGACTTGCCGTTATTCCGTCCTCTGAAATGCTGCGGGCCAAGGATTTGTCTTACCGGCTGCGTCATTCCGAGGCCCGGGCCGTTATTGTCTGGTCTGAGGTTACCGGTGAGGTGAATAAAATCGCTGAGGACCTGCCGTCTCTCGACTACCGCCTGTCTGTATCCGCCGGTGAAGCCGCGCCCGAAGCCGGCTGGGTAGACCTAGAAAGCCTGATGGAAGGCCAGCCGGAATCCTTCCCTGCCGTTGCAAGCCGCCGTGATGATATCGCCATTCTGGCTTATACTTCCGGCACTACCGGCAACCCGAAAGCCGTAGTGCATACTCATGGCTGGGGTTACGCCCACCTGCGGATCACCTCTTCCCTCTGGTTTGATATCCGGGAATCGGATATTGTCTGGGCTACAGCCGCACCGGGCTGGCAGAAATGGATCTGGAGCCCATTCCTGACCGTGCTGGGCAACGGAGCCACCGGCTTCGTCTATAACGGCTCGTTCCACCCCGACCGCTACCTGCAGCTGCTGCAGGATGAGAAGATCCAGGTATTATGCTGCACTCCGACAGAATACCGCCTGATGGCCAAGACTGAGGGGCTTGCGCAGTATGATCTGTCGAGCCTGCGCTGTGCGGTATCCGCCGGAGAGCCGCTGAACCAGGAGGTTATCCATACCTTCCAGCAGCACTTCGATATTACGATCCGTGACGGCTACGGACAAACCGAGAGCACCCTGATTATTGCAGCGCTGAAGGATGAGCCGATCCGTGTCGGTTCTATGGGCAAATCGATTGCTCCCGGCATTGTTGAGGTCATCGACGAGGAAGGTCATCCCCTCCCTGCAGGAGTGGTCGGGGATATCGCCGTACATTTGAGCATGCCGGCATTGTTCCAGAACTACTATAAAGACCCCGAGCGGAAAGCAAACGCCTCGCATGGCGAATACTTCGTCACCGGCGACCGGGCGCGCAAGGATGAGGACGGCTATTTCTGGTTCGAGGGGCGCGGTGATGATATCATCATCAGCTCCGGCTACACCATCGGACCCTTTGAAGTGGAAGAAGCTTTAACGAAGCATCATCTGGTTAAAGAATGTGCAGTGGTAGCAAGTCCTGATGAGATCCGCGGCTCAGTCGTCAAAGCGTTCATCGTGCTTAAAGACGGCCACGCCGGTACACCGGAGTTGACCAA
- a CDS encoding GNAT family N-acetyltransferase: MDKQSLISGMNFNEIFAIMEASFPVSEIRTYSGQQALLSNPNYRVYTEKDAEGRTLAFLAAWEFPALRFIEHIAVNPEIRGSGIGNKLMNSYLQCSDKPVLLEVEPPDGELERRRIGFYERLGFHLNPYSYVQPPLRAGQEDLPLRIMTYPRMATLQEFRKFRDILYTEVYQVAVRGGV, from the coding sequence ATGGACAAGCAATCGCTAATTAGCGGAATGAACTTTAATGAGATTTTTGCTATTATGGAAGCTTCTTTTCCGGTGAGTGAAATTAGAACCTATAGCGGGCAGCAGGCATTGCTGAGTAATCCGAACTACCGGGTGTACACCGAGAAGGATGCTGAGGGCAGGACGCTTGCTTTTTTAGCCGCTTGGGAATTTCCCGCGCTACGGTTTATAGAACATATTGCCGTTAACCCGGAGATACGCGGCAGCGGGATCGGCAACAAGCTGATGAACAGTTATCTTCAGTGTTCGGACAAGCCGGTGCTGCTGGAGGTGGAACCGCCGGACGGAGAGCTGGAGAGGCGCAGAATCGGATTTTATGAGCGGCTGGGCTTTCATCTGAATCCCTATTCTTATGTGCAGCCGCCGCTGCGTGCGGGACAGGAGGATTTGCCGCTGCGCATCATGACTTATCCCCGGATGGCTACACTGCAGGAATTCCGGAAGTTCAGAGATATTCTGTATACGGAAGTGTATCAAGTGGCGGTGCGGGGCGGTGTATGA